In Chitinophaga nivalis, a single genomic region encodes these proteins:
- a CDS encoding succinylglutamate desuccinylase/aspartoacylase family protein has protein sequence MKKFCCYLMVLIGLVFTGSAQVIPFDFNGQRVMPGTKTSFFITVPAGGDSVQLPFTVIHGKKTGPVIGLMAGVHGYEYPPILALQALPGYIDPALLTGTVVILHLANVPAFLGRSVYYNPIDGKNLNRSFPGHKTGTITDKIAWFIAHDYFRYCNYLIDVHGGDASEDLHPYVGYYRNGPAADLSQQLAVVSGYDWLIAADLPPKAGEATLYAGREAAMQGIPSITIEHGKLGIPDKAVAEVIQQRLLNMMRYLKLLPGEVVAANQPMTITGRASIKSEDSGIIKTDKKSGDLVRKGMKLAAITDLTGKHLRDITAPVDGVIIYMLATPPVNKGETLFSFGILP, from the coding sequence ATGAAAAAATTTTGTTGCTATCTGATGGTGCTCATAGGACTGGTCTTCACCGGATCGGCACAGGTAATACCTTTTGATTTTAACGGGCAACGGGTTATGCCGGGTACAAAGACTTCTTTTTTTATAACTGTCCCTGCAGGAGGAGACAGTGTGCAACTGCCGTTCACCGTGATCCATGGTAAAAAAACAGGTCCGGTAATCGGATTGATGGCGGGCGTTCATGGGTATGAGTATCCACCCATACTGGCATTGCAGGCACTTCCCGGCTATATTGATCCGGCACTGCTGACAGGTACAGTGGTGATCCTGCATCTGGCCAATGTACCGGCATTCCTGGGCAGGAGCGTGTATTATAATCCGATCGATGGTAAGAACCTGAACCGGTCATTTCCCGGCCATAAAACCGGTACGATCACAGATAAGATCGCCTGGTTTATTGCACATGATTACTTCCGGTATTGTAATTATCTGATAGATGTCCATGGTGGAGATGCGAGTGAAGATCTCCACCCGTATGTGGGTTATTACCGGAATGGTCCTGCTGCGGATTTGTCGCAGCAACTGGCCGTTGTTTCTGGTTATGATTGGCTGATAGCGGCCGACCTGCCGCCAAAAGCAGGAGAGGCAACCTTGTATGCCGGCCGCGAAGCGGCGATGCAGGGAATTCCATCCATCACCATTGAGCACGGCAAACTGGGCATCCCCGATAAAGCAGTAGCGGAGGTCATTCAGCAGCGGTTGCTGAACATGATGCGTTACCTGAAACTGTTACCGGGGGAAGTGGTCGCAGCTAACCAGCCGATGACCATCACCGGCCGGGCGAGTATTAAAAGTGAAGACAGCGGTATCATAAAAACAGACAAAAAAAGCGGCGATCTGGTGAGGAAAGGAATGAAGCTGGCAGCAATCACAGACCTGACAGGTAAGCATCTCCGGGATATTACAGCGCCGGTGGATGGCGTGATTATTTACATGCTGGCTACACCACCAGTCAATAAAGGAGAAACATTATTTAGCTTCGGCATACTGCCATAA
- a CDS encoding DUF3526 domain-containing protein codes for MEFKIFFSNRSTVYGVLILLFSGLFALYLGKTFIAQQQTVIEKAIRLQPENTARNRQYFGKELGTLMYHNKFTMIHQPDPWAAFSNGQRDIYPYQLSVSMLGLQGQLYDTDLHNPVTLLLGNIDLAFVFIFLFPLVIIAFTYNLLSAEQESGTWRLIGAQAIHPWQVIGRRLLVSITTIFAVAALLMIVAVVYLQLPPDIRLWRVSGMVGLYLLSWFALATWIISMGKSSDFNAAALIACWVVLQMVAPAILNVWVTWKYPVPEALETVVKQREGYHEKWDLDKKSTMDKFYAHYPQFKKYPFPEGQTFSWYWYYAMQQMGDDEAAQGVAGMSAKLQQRQQFTDIATLLLPGIQTSLRLNETAGTDLQQHLRFLKAVAAYHEEVRLYFYPLLFTGVSSQQVDWNRFKVAQFKETADDKGGLQLLSAGIFIVLFAGGALYNYRHRTYHF; via the coding sequence ATGGAGTTCAAAATATTTTTCAGCAACCGGTCAACGGTATATGGCGTGTTGATCCTGTTGTTCAGCGGACTTTTTGCCTTATATCTGGGTAAAACATTTATTGCACAGCAACAGACGGTAATAGAAAAAGCGATCCGGCTGCAGCCGGAAAACACGGCACGTAACCGGCAATACTTTGGAAAAGAGCTGGGAACACTGATGTACCATAATAAGTTTACCATGATACACCAGCCGGATCCCTGGGCGGCCTTTTCAAACGGACAACGGGATATATATCCTTATCAGCTGTCAGTGAGTATGCTGGGGTTACAGGGGCAGTTATATGATACGGATCTGCATAATCCGGTTACGTTATTGCTGGGTAATATTGACCTCGCATTTGTTTTTATTTTCCTGTTTCCGCTGGTGATCATTGCATTTACCTATAACCTGTTATCTGCAGAACAGGAATCAGGTACCTGGCGACTGATCGGGGCGCAGGCTATTCATCCCTGGCAGGTAATAGGCCGCCGTTTGCTGGTGAGTATAACCACCATATTTGCCGTAGCGGCATTGTTAATGATAGTGGCAGTAGTGTATCTGCAACTGCCGCCGGATATACGTTTATGGCGGGTGTCGGGGATGGTGGGGCTTTATCTGTTAAGCTGGTTTGCCTTAGCAACCTGGATCATCTCTATGGGGAAATCGTCAGATTTCAATGCCGCGGCATTGATTGCCTGTTGGGTGGTATTGCAGATGGTGGCGCCGGCAATATTGAATGTATGGGTTACCTGGAAGTACCCGGTGCCGGAGGCATTGGAAACCGTCGTGAAACAACGGGAAGGATACCACGAAAAATGGGATCTCGATAAAAAAAGTACCATGGATAAGTTTTATGCGCACTACCCGCAGTTTAAAAAATATCCTTTTCCGGAAGGGCAGACGTTCAGCTGGTACTGGTATTATGCAATGCAGCAGATGGGAGATGATGAAGCCGCACAGGGAGTGGCAGGTATGTCGGCGAAGCTGCAGCAGCGGCAGCAATTCACGGATATAGCCACGTTGCTGTTACCCGGTATTCAAACCTCCTTGCGGCTCAATGAAACCGCCGGCACTGATTTACAGCAGCACCTGCGTTTCCTGAAAGCGGTAGCAGCCTATCACGAAGAAGTACGGCTGTACTTTTATCCGTTACTGTTTACGGGCGTTTCATCGCAGCAGGTAGACTGGAACCGGTTTAAGGTGGCACAGTTTAAAGAGACGGCTGATGATAAAGGAGGGCTACAACTGTTGTCTGCCGGTATTTTCATCGTATTGTTTGCCGGTGGCGCCTTATACAATTATCGTCATCGGACCTATCATTTTTAA